In Motacilla alba alba isolate MOTALB_02 chromosome 23, Motacilla_alba_V1.0_pri, whole genome shotgun sequence, the following are encoded in one genomic region:
- the ZMPSTE24 gene encoding CAAX prenyl protease 1 homolog, with amino-acid sequence MEPPRPPLTKPSPKHTMEPPRPPLTATPPRPALGSSGRQAAPQRAAGGAVMALSGDLWAELPAERRIFCSVLLFSWAVYLWEAFLAHRQRRVYRTTTHVPQELGQIMDSETFEKSRLYQLDKSTFSFWSGLYSEVEGTMILLCGGIPFLWKLSGQISGRAGFGPEYEIVQSLVFLLLATLFSALTGLPWSLYNTFVIEEKHGFNQQTLGFFFKDAIKKFVVTQCILLPVTSLLLYIIKIGGDYFFIYAWLFTLVVSLVLVTIYADYIAPLFDKFIPLPEGELKQQIETMAKSIDFPLTKVYVVEGSKRSSHSNAYFYGFFKNKRIVLFDTLLEDYSALNKEPAEGEDGENEETKSKTKNKKQGCKNEEVLAVLGHELGHWKLGHTVKNIIISQMNSFLCFFLFAVLIGQKELFAAFGFYDTQPTLIGLMIIFQFIFSPYNEVLSFCLTVLSRRFEFQADAFAKELGKAKDLYSALIKLNKDNLGFPVSDWIFSMWHYSHPPLLERLQALKDAKQE; translated from the exons ATggagccgccgcggccgcccctcACGAAGCCCAGCCCGAAGCACACCATggagccgccgcggccgcccctcACGGCcaccccgccccgccccgccctcGGTTCCTCCGGCCGTCAGGCGGCGCCGCAGCGTGCGGCGGGTGGAGCGGTCATGGCGCTGTCCGGCGacctgtgggcagagctgccgGCTGAGCGCCGCATCTTCTGCTCCGTCCTGCTCTTCTCGTGGGCCGTCTACCTCTGGGAGGCTTTCCTGGCGCACCGGCAG AGGCGGGTGTATAGAACAACAACCCATGTAccacaggagctgggacagaTCATGGActcagaaacatttgaaaaatctCGCCTCTATCAGTTGGACAAAAGTACTTTCAGCTTTTGGTCAGGCCTCTATTCAGAGGTTGAGGGCACT atgaTTCTCCTCTGTGGAGGAATTCCTTTTCTATGGAAACTGTCTGGTCAGATCTCTGGTCGTGCTGGGTTTGGACCAGAATATGAG atTGTTCAGTCATTGGTATTTCTGCTGCTTGCAACACTCTTCAGTGCATTGACTGGTCTCCCATGGAGTTTATATAATACATTTGTCATAGAAGAGAAACACGGCTTCAACCAGCAG ACGCTGGGATTCTTTTTTAAGGATGCTATCAAGAAGTTTGTTGTGACTCAGTGTATTCTGTTGCCAGTGACATCCCTTCTGCTTTACATTATTAAAATAGGGGGAGACTACTTTTTTATCTATGCCTGGCTCTTCACTTTAGTTGTTTCCTTG GTGCTTGTTACAATCTATGCAGACTATATTGCACCTTTGTTTGATAAATTCATTCCACTTCCGGAGGGAGAGCTCAAGCAGCAAATTGAAACAATGGCAAAGAGCATTGACTTCCCACTGACGAAGGTGTATGTTGTTGAAG GTTCTAAGCGTTCTTCCCACAGCAATGCTTATTTCTATGGATTCTTCAAGAATAAGCGGATAGTTCTCTTTGACACACTCCTGGAAGACTATTCTGCTTTGAACAAAGAACCAGCAGAAGGAGAAGATGGTGAGAACGAAGAAACAAAGTCTAAAACCAAA AATAAGAAACAAGGATGTAAAAATGAAGAAGTTCTGGCTGTACTGGGTCATGAATTGGGTCACTGGAAACTAGGTCATACTGTCAAAAATATAATCATCAGCCAG atgaattccttcctttgcttcttCTTGTTTGCTGTGCTAATTGGTCAGAAAGAACTCTTTGCTGCATTTGGTTTCTATGACACCCAGCCTACCCTGATAGGCTTGATGATTATTTTCCAGTTCATTTTTTCACCTTACAATGAG GTTCTCTCATTTTGTTTGACAGTATTGAGCCGACGATTTGAGTTTCAAGCAGATGCATTTGCCAAGGAACTTGGGAAGGCTAAGGACCTATATTCTGCTTTGATCAAGCTAAACAAAGATAATTTAGGATTCCCTGTTTCTGACTGGATCTTTTCAATGTGGCATTACTCCCACCCACCCCTTTTAGAAAGACTTCAGGCCTTGAAAGATGCAAAGCAAGAGTGA